One Pseudomonas sp. AN-1 genomic region harbors:
- the cysK gene encoding cysteine synthase A: protein MSRIYADNAQAIGNTPLIRINRLGPQGVTILAKNEGRNPGYSVKCRIGANMIWEAEQSGRLKPGMAIVEPTSGNTGIGLAFVAAAKGYRLILTMPASMSLERRKVLKALGAELVLTEPAKGMKGAIDKASEIASSDPAQYLLLQQFENPANPAIHEQTTGPEIWNDTDGAIDVLVAGVGTGGTITGVSRYIKNTMGKPILSVAVEPTGSPVISQTLAGAEVKPAPHKIQGIGAGFVPKNLDLSLVDRVEQVGDDEAKAMALRLMREEGILCGISCGAAMAAAVRIAQEPAMQGKTIVVILPDSGERYLSTMLFDGLFGEQELQQ from the coding sequence ATGAGCCGCATCTACGCAGACAACGCCCAAGCCATCGGCAACACGCCGCTGATCCGCATCAACCGCCTCGGCCCGCAGGGCGTGACCATCCTGGCCAAGAACGAGGGCCGCAACCCGGGCTACTCGGTGAAGTGCCGGATCGGCGCCAACATGATCTGGGAGGCCGAGCAGAGCGGCCGGCTCAAGCCGGGGATGGCCATCGTCGAGCCGACCTCGGGCAACACCGGCATCGGCCTGGCCTTCGTCGCCGCCGCCAAGGGCTACCGGCTGATCCTGACCATGCCGGCCTCGATGAGCCTGGAGCGGCGCAAGGTGCTCAAGGCACTCGGCGCCGAACTGGTGCTGACCGAGCCGGCCAAGGGCATGAAGGGCGCCATCGACAAGGCCAGCGAGATCGCCAGCTCCGATCCGGCCCAGTACCTGCTGCTGCAGCAGTTCGAGAACCCGGCCAACCCAGCGATCCATGAGCAGACCACCGGCCCGGAAATCTGGAACGACACCGACGGCGCCATCGACGTGCTGGTGGCCGGCGTCGGCACCGGCGGCACCATCACCGGGGTGTCGCGCTACATCAAGAACACCATGGGCAAGCCGATCCTCTCGGTGGCCGTGGAGCCGACCGGCTCGCCAGTGATCAGCCAGACCCTGGCAGGTGCCGAGGTCAAGCCCGCACCGCACAAGATCCAGGGCATCGGCGCCGGCTTCGTGCCGAAGAATCTCGACCTGTCGCTGGTCGATCGCGTCGAGCAGGTCGGCGACGACGAGGCCAAGGCCATGGCCCTGCGCCTGATGCGCGAGGAAGGCATCCTCTGCGGCATCTCCTGCGGCGCGGCCATGGCCGCCGCGGTGCGCATCGCCCAGGAGCCTGCCATGCAGGGCAAGACCATCGTGGTAATTCTCCCCGACTCCGGCGAGCGCTACCTGTCGACCATGCTGTTCGACGGCCTGTTCGGCGAGCAGGAGCTGCAGCAGTAA
- a CDS encoding AAA family ATPase gives MKFEGTASYVATDDLKLAVNAAITLQRPLLVKGEPGTGKTLLAEQLAEALGTRLITWHIKSTTKAHQGLYEYDAVSRLRDSQLGVDKVHDVRNYIRKGKLWEAFEAGERVVLLIDEIDKADIEFPNDLLQELDRMEFFVYETGETIRATQRPIIIITSNNEKELPDAFLRRCFFHYIAFPDRATLQKIVDVHFPGIRQELVQEALEIFFDIRKVPGLKKKPSTSELVDWLKLLMADQIGEAVLRERDPTKAIPPLAGALVKNEQDVMLLERLAFMSRRAGR, from the coding sequence ATGAAGTTCGAAGGCACCGCTTCCTACGTCGCCACCGACGACCTCAAGCTGGCGGTCAACGCCGCCATCACCCTGCAGCGCCCGCTGCTGGTCAAGGGCGAGCCGGGCACCGGCAAGACCCTGCTCGCCGAGCAGCTGGCCGAGGCGCTGGGCACCCGGCTGATCACCTGGCACATCAAGTCGACCACCAAGGCCCACCAGGGACTCTACGAGTACGACGCGGTGAGCCGCCTGCGCGATTCGCAGCTGGGCGTGGACAAGGTCCACGACGTGCGCAACTACATCAGGAAGGGCAAGCTGTGGGAGGCCTTCGAGGCCGGCGAGCGGGTGGTGCTGCTGATCGACGAGATCGACAAGGCCGACATCGAGTTCCCCAACGACCTGCTGCAGGAACTCGACCGCATGGAGTTCTTCGTCTACGAGACCGGCGAGACGATCCGGGCGACGCAGCGGCCGATCATCATCATCACCTCCAACAACGAGAAGGAGCTGCCGGACGCCTTCCTGCGCCGCTGCTTCTTCCACTACATCGCCTTCCCCGACCGCGCCACCCTGCAGAAGATCGTCGACGTGCACTTCCCCGGCATCCGCCAGGAGCTGGTGCAGGAGGCGCTGGAGATCTTCTTCGACATCCGCAAGGTGCCGGGGCTGAAGAAGAAACCCTCGACCTCGGAGCTGGTCGACTGGCTCAAGCTGCTGATGGCCGACCAGATCGGCGAGGCGGTGCTGCGCGAGCGCGATCCGACCAAGGCCATCCCGCCGCTGGCCGGTGCGCTGGTGAAGAACGAACAGGACGTGATGCTGCTCGAGCGCCTGGCGTTCATGAGCCGCCGTGCCGGGCGGTAG